A part of Silvimonas soli genomic DNA contains:
- a CDS encoding ABC transporter substrate-binding protein encodes MNWKMAFCVGATALVGLTGIAHAQDTLRIGLEASYPPFESKSPEGKLEGFDIDVSNMICERMKVKCVFVENAFDGLIPALNARKFDVINSAMNITAKRKQAIDFSAPVYVVPIQMVAKNGSGLQPTVASLKGKTIGVAQGTSQEDFVKAHWATAGVKVQSYQAQDQIWSDLLSGRVDAAVQESQTAQDSFLSKPAGKDYAFAGAPLTDPVTLGEGTGLAVRKGDKATHDKVQAAIDSLKKDGSLSKLSLKYFKRDIIAK; translated from the coding sequence ATGAACTGGAAAATGGCTTTTTGCGTTGGCGCGACTGCGCTGGTAGGTCTGACGGGTATCGCTCACGCCCAGGATACCTTGCGTATCGGTCTGGAAGCATCCTACCCCCCGTTTGAAAGCAAGTCCCCAGAGGGCAAGCTGGAAGGCTTTGATATCGACGTCAGCAACATGATTTGCGAACGCATGAAGGTCAAGTGTGTGTTCGTTGAGAACGCATTTGACGGTTTGATTCCGGCGCTCAACGCCCGCAAGTTCGATGTGATCAATTCCGCCATGAACATCACCGCCAAGCGCAAGCAAGCGATTGATTTCAGCGCACCGGTTTACGTTGTGCCTATCCAAATGGTTGCCAAGAACGGCTCCGGCCTGCAACCCACCGTGGCCAGCCTGAAGGGCAAGACCATTGGCGTGGCGCAAGGCACTTCGCAAGAAGATTTCGTCAAGGCGCATTGGGCGACCGCAGGCGTGAAGGTCCAGTCTTACCAGGCTCAGGATCAAATCTGGAGCGACTTGCTGTCTGGCCGCGTTGACGCTGCCGTGCAAGAATCGCAAACCGCGCAGGACAGCTTCCTGAGCAAGCCAGCTGGCAAGGATTACGCCTTTGCTGGTGCACCGCTGACCGATCCGGTCACGCTGGGTGAAGGCACTGGCCTGGCCGTGCGTAAAGGCGACAAGGCTACGCACGACAAAGTGCAAGCCGCCATTGATTCGCTCAAGAAAGACGGTAGCTTGAGCAAGTTGTCGCTGAAATATTTCAAGCGCGACATCATCGCCAAGTAA